The Pirellulales bacterium genome window below encodes:
- a CDS encoding prolyl oligopeptidase family serine peptidase — MRLLLWLSSGRRAILALGILLLCGSLAGCGSRDQPRPSVAAAPMPELGAGHEIEPGVMFHEVSLPRNGDRTTVWIYLPKGADAEKHLRCILIAPAGTACIHGIKLGEGDRPEHLPYARAGFAVVAYELSGSIEDRNDNAAAIRAFKIFSAAGAGVSDAMAAIDFALAKVPQIDPQRIYAVGHSSAGSVALLVAEQEPYIKACVAFAPRTFLAESLGDAAIQQVSESLPNFRAMVIEESPSTRLQMLQCPLLLVHAEDDNVVPIQESARFVDQLSKFNKHVTFVRVPSGGHFQTMIDVGIPRAITWLKSL; from the coding sequence ATGCGACTTTTACTGTGGCTATCGAGCGGCCGTCGCGCCATTCTGGCGTTGGGCATATTACTGTTGTGCGGTTCGCTGGCCGGCTGCGGCTCCAGGGACCAGCCACGGCCGAGCGTTGCCGCGGCGCCCATGCCTGAGTTAGGCGCCGGCCACGAAATTGAACCCGGCGTCATGTTTCACGAGGTGAGTTTGCCACGCAACGGTGATCGTACGACGGTTTGGATCTACCTTCCGAAGGGTGCGGACGCTGAAAAGCATCTTCGGTGCATTCTGATAGCCCCGGCGGGCACGGCTTGTATTCACGGCATCAAACTGGGCGAAGGTGATCGCCCTGAGCATTTGCCTTACGCCCGCGCTGGATTTGCTGTGGTTGCGTACGAGCTTTCTGGCAGCATCGAGGACCGCAACGATAACGCCGCGGCGATTCGCGCCTTCAAGATTTTTTCGGCCGCTGGCGCAGGGGTTAGCGACGCTATGGCGGCAATCGACTTCGCACTTGCGAAGGTTCCTCAAATCGATCCGCAGCGGATCTACGCAGTTGGCCACAGTTCTGCTGGCTCAGTTGCGCTGCTAGTTGCCGAACAGGAGCCCTATATCAAAGCGTGCGTCGCTTTTGCACCGCGAACATTTCTGGCAGAATCGTTAGGCGATGCGGCGATCCAACAGGTCAGCGAGTCGCTGCCGAATTTTCGAGCGATGGTGATTGAGGAATCTCCGTCAACGCGGCTGCAAATGTTGCAATGCCCATTGCTTCTGGTACATGCGGAGGATGACAACGTCGTTCCGATCCAGGAATCCGCGCGGTTTGTCGATCAATTAAGCAAGTTCAACAAGCACGTGACCTTCGTGCGTGTGCCCAGCGGCGGTCATTTCCAAACAATGATTGACGTCGGAATTCCGCGGGCGATTACCTGGCTGAAGAGCCTTTGA